The genomic segment GCACGACGATCGTCTGGTCGTCCGACGCGCCGCAGATCATCGACGCGGCGACCGGACAGGTGAACCGGCCGGCGTTCGAAGCGGGCGATGCCGCCGTGACGCTGACGGCGACCGTCACGAAGGGCGTCGTCGAGCAAACGAAGACATTTCTTGTCAACGTGTTGAAGCTCGCGGAGGCGGGCGGCAATAACGGCGGCGAGATGACCGATCAGGAGGCGGTGACGGCCGATCTCGGGTCGCTTGCCATCGTATATGCGGGGGGCGACGGGCCGGCTAGCGTGACGAAGGACATCGTGCTGCCGACCGCGAGCGCGAACGGCACGACGATCGTCTGGTCGTCCGACAAGCCGCAGGTCGTCGAGGCGGCGACCGGGAAGGTGAACCGGCCCGCGTTCGAAGCGGGCGACGCCGCCGTGACGCTGACGGCGACCGTCACCAAGGGCATCGTCGAGCAAACAAGGACATTTTCCGTTAAAGTGTTGAAGCTTGCGGAATCGGGTGGCAATAACGGCGGCCAGATGACCGATCTGGAGGCGGTGACGGCCGACCTCGGTTCGCTTGGCATCCTGTATGCAGGGGGCGACGGGCCGGCCGGCGTAACGAAGGACGTCGTGCTGCCGACCGCAAGCGCGAACGGCACGACGATCGTCTGGTCGTCCGACAAGCCGCAGGTTATCGGCGCCGCGACCGGTAAGGTGACCCGTCCGGCGTTCGAAGCGGGCGATGTCTCCGTAACGCTGACGGCGACCGTAACCAAGGGCGCCGTCAAGAAGACGAAGGCGTTTGTCGTCAACGTATTGAAGCTCGCGGAGACGGGCGGCAATAACGGCGGCGAAATGACCGATCTGGAGGCAGTGACGGCCGATCTCGGTTCGCTTGTCGTCGGTTATGCGGGAGGCGACGGGCCGGACGGCGCGACAAAGAACGTCGTGCTGCCGTCCGCGGGCGCGAACGGCACGACGATCGTCTGGTCGTCGGACAAGCCGCAGATCGTCGACGCGGCGACCGGGAAGGTGAGTCGTCCGGCGTTCGAAGCGGGCGACGCCGCCGTAACGCTGACGGCGACCGTCGCGAAGGGCGCCGTGAAGAAGACGAAGACGTTTGTTGTCAACGTGTTGAAGCTCGCGGCGTCGGGCGGCAATAACGGCGGTACCGGCCAGCCTGCCCAGCCGGCCGAGGAAGCCGGCTGGCGCATCGATCCGGCCGTCGGAGGCACGATCTCCGGATCGGGCGCTTCGATTCGCTTCCCGGCAGGCGTCTTCCCCGCGGCGTTCCGCATCAATATCGCGGCGCTGCCGGAGGAGTCCGGCAGCCAGCTGCCCGATGCGTCGCGCCGCGTAAGCCGCGTGTACGACATCACGAAGTCGGCGTCAGGCATGTTTTTAAAGCCGGTCACGATCACGCTGCCGTTCGACAGCGTACGGCTGGACCCGAAGGCCGACACGGTCGCCGTCTATTGGCTCAACGAGGTGACCGGCGAGTGGGTGCCGTTAAACAACGCATCGATCGACAGGGAGCGCGGCACGGTCAGCGGCGAAACGATTCATTTTACCAAGTTTGCCGTACTGACTGCTCCGGGACAGCTTCCTTCCGGAGATCCGCTGCCCGCACTCGGCGATATATCGGGCCACTGGGCGGAGGCGAGCATTCTGAGCATGGTCGGCCAAGGCTATGTCAAAGGCTATCCGGACGGCACGTTCCGGCCGAACGCCAAGGTGACGCGGGCGGAGTTCGTACAGTTGATCGTCCGCGCTTTCGGGATAGCGGAAGCCGACGCGTCGGCAGGCGCCTTCCGCGATGCGGCGGATCATTGGGCGCGCGGCGCGATCGCCGCGGCCCGGGCGGCCGGCATCGTCGACGGCTATGAGAACGGCACTTTCCGGCCGAACGAAGCGATCACGCGCGAGCAGATGGCGGTCATGATGGCGCGGGCGCTGAAGCTTCGGCCGGCAGCGGCCGGCGGCAAGGGCACCGTCTTCGCCGATCGCGCGGACATCTCCGCTTGGGCGAAGGCATCGGTTCTGGCCGCGGCGGAGAACGGCTTGTTCGTGGGCGATCAGGCCGGCGCGTTCCGTCCGCATGCCTACGCGACGAGAGCCGAGACGGTCGAGGCGCTGAGGCGCGCTGTCGATCTGCGCCAATCATAACGATACACGCACTCGGACGGGCCCCCTCGCTGCCAAGCGGGGAGGCTCGTCGTTTCATACCCTTATCGTTTTAGAGGAGTTACCGCATGAAGCCGCTCAAGGAGCTTGTATTTGAGGATGAATCAGCGATCGTCACGATCAAACAATGGATTTATAAATCTGACAATCGCAATGGAGCGGTTCTTCTTCCCGCTCTCAAAGAACAAGGCGAAAAGGAGCTGTTTCGGCTCCAGGTAACGACGAAGTCGGCGCTTGGCGCGGTCGCCTACTCAACTGGCGGTATTTTACTTCAACACGGATGGCTGCGGGTTTTGGGCTCCGGTCATCCTCATTTAACGAGATCGGTTACATCATGGACGGACGATTGCAAGCTGGATAACGCTTTATTGGTGGCAGACGATGTAATCGGCGGTTTTTTTGCTTTAAACGGCGGATGCTTTGATGGAGGGGAAGGGGAGATTTTTTACCTTGCTCCCGACACGCTGGACTGGGAATGCCTGGGGATAAGGTATGCCGACTTTTTGAATTGGTGCTGTACGGGGGATTTATCGGGATTCTACGAACCTTGCCGATGGCGGCGCTGGGAGACTCTTATTCCTCGGCTGGACGGGAATCAAGGCATTTCTGTTTATCCTTATCTTTGGACAAGCGAAGCGAAGAAAAGAGGAGTCGAAAGGTGTTCGAAAAAAGCGGTGCCAATGGAGGAACTCTGGAGACTTGCGTTGTATTTTAGAGAGAGGTTAGACCGGGGATAGTGTTCGCAAATCGAGGAAATAAACAGCCTGCAGGCACAATCCTGCAGGCTGTTCGGCTATGGCATGCGTTCTATTCCTGTCGTTGTTATTCGGGGATGACGCCCAGCAGAATTCTTCCCCGTCCGTGTCTGGCTTCGCTTTTCTCCAGTGCTTTATCCGCTTGGCTTAATGGGAATATGGCATCTATTTCGGCTTTAATGGTACCTTCGGCAATTAACTCCGTTAAGCTTTCCAAGTCCTCGCGGGTAGGCCATTCGGTGTTGAATTTAGCTGTAACGCCATGCTTCCGGGCGTTCTCCTGGGATGGATCTTGCGTCAACGAGACGAAGATTCCGCCTTTTTTCAGAACGGACCAGGACCTCGCCTCCGTCTCCCCGCCAACCGAATCGACGACCAGATCTACTTCGCCGGCGACGTCTTCAAAATTTGTCGTCGTATAGTCGAAGACTTGATCCGCGCCCAACGTCTTGACA from the Cohnella hashimotonis genome contains:
- a CDS encoding DUF2625 family protein translates to MKPLKELVFEDESAIVTIKQWIYKSDNRNGAVLLPALKEQGEKELFRLQVTTKSALGAVAYSTGGILLQHGWLRVLGSGHPHLTRSVTSWTDDCKLDNALLVADDVIGGFFALNGGCFDGGEGEIFYLAPDTLDWECLGIRYADFLNWCCTGDLSGFYEPCRWRRWETLIPRLDGNQGISVYPYLWTSEAKKRGVERCSKKAVPMEELWRLALYFRERLDRG